A window of Synechococcus sp. MEDNS5 contains these coding sequences:
- a CDS encoding type II secretion system protein GspD produces MRFPPSRLTALVLMAGLSAADVGGLDGLMKNVSRQAQAQGSLALRVRRGPSGVEVVVEGVGAQPVLQQRLNGGVWEGRLQTQGQPGVRNGGQQLADPGASLAKVAISGSGQTYQLEVVPVPGQTLQEPVVSADGRNLILQFNGLTTAPTLQTGRLDLNTPGTVPQERYAPPLRPRAVAPPLGDMAVGTMVLQNRSFVNVSGPPVTLTLNNAPAKDALMALARLGGYGFVFVGEDPAASGSANPSSASGTVSMAFQNESYARALNGVLLASGLQGKLDGRTLLVGKAAATKTFGPQMSKVIRLNQVSARSAAEYLGNLGATFNLTNTITTTTGEPASAGTAQLSNQTSQTNSTLLESESFGASTGPLRGLVVTTDSRLSTVTLVGDSQLVSIAEGYLKQIDLRQRQVALSVRILDIALSNDSQINNSFAFRSGNAFIVSENGQLLANFGAYKPPGSEQGGLPGRYSAAEGTTPVPGTGSLDGGAGFVDSPTSPFPLPGSGTRIGPEGTFERGPFRPDFGTFDNPLQPGIDEIDEDGRVTYRSPTRFQYPVNQFFDFLTAQIQSSSTKLLASPTLIIQEGSESAQGSDSSKISADGKVGREQSNEALVSVGTKLVTSFEVKQDENGNAFCVPVFGNAGLTFGARVEKIDDNGFVTFSLSPEISAEVGSTEQIGNCGNISIINSRTLDTGKIRVRDGQTLILTGVISDTDVQAVTKWPILGDIPFIGQFFRSSSGDRRKNELVILVTPRIIDDTQGGSYGYGYRPSLPAARQIMSGS; encoded by the coding sequence GCCGACGTGGGGGGACTCGATGGGCTGATGAAGAACGTCTCCCGTCAGGCTCAGGCGCAGGGTTCCCTGGCATTGCGCGTCCGCCGTGGCCCAAGCGGTGTGGAGGTGGTGGTTGAGGGTGTTGGCGCCCAGCCGGTGCTGCAGCAGCGCCTCAACGGCGGGGTGTGGGAGGGGCGTCTGCAGACCCAGGGTCAGCCGGGGGTGCGCAATGGTGGCCAGCAACTGGCCGATCCAGGCGCGAGCCTGGCCAAGGTGGCGATCAGTGGCTCGGGGCAGACCTATCAATTGGAAGTGGTGCCGGTGCCGGGGCAGACGCTGCAGGAACCGGTGGTGAGTGCCGATGGCAGAAATCTGATTCTTCAGTTCAACGGTCTGACCACAGCGCCCACCCTGCAGACGGGGCGCCTGGATCTGAACACCCCCGGGACTGTGCCCCAGGAGCGTTACGCCCCACCCCTGCGTCCCCGCGCCGTGGCACCGCCGCTAGGAGACATGGCCGTGGGCACGATGGTGCTGCAGAACCGCAGCTTCGTGAATGTGAGCGGACCGCCGGTGACGCTCACCTTGAACAACGCCCCGGCGAAAGACGCTTTGATGGCCCTGGCCCGCTTGGGGGGGTATGGGTTTGTCTTTGTCGGTGAAGACCCGGCAGCCAGTGGTTCTGCGAACCCGTCGTCGGCCAGCGGCACCGTGTCGATGGCATTCCAGAACGAGAGTTATGCCCGTGCCCTGAATGGGGTACTGCTGGCTTCAGGTTTGCAAGGCAAGTTGGACGGCCGCACATTGCTGGTGGGTAAGGCAGCTGCGACCAAAACCTTTGGACCGCAGATGTCCAAGGTGATTCGGCTGAATCAGGTGAGTGCCCGCTCCGCTGCGGAGTATCTGGGCAATCTTGGGGCAACATTCAATCTGACCAATACGATCACCACCACAACTGGAGAGCCCGCATCCGCGGGGACAGCGCAGCTTAGTAACCAGACATCACAGACCAATTCAACACTATTGGAGAGTGAAAGTTTCGGTGCCTCCACCGGACCTCTGAGGGGCCTCGTTGTCACGACTGATTCACGCCTTTCGACTGTGACGTTGGTCGGCGATTCTCAGCTTGTTTCCATTGCCGAAGGCTATCTAAAACAGATCGATTTGCGCCAAAGGCAAGTTGCCTTGAGCGTGAGGATTCTGGATATTGCATTATCCAATGATTCGCAAATCAATAATAGTTTTGCCTTCCGCTCTGGTAACGCATTCATTGTGAGCGAGAATGGGCAATTACTTGCTAATTTCGGAGCCTACAAGCCGCCTGGTAGTGAGCAGGGCGGCTTGCCGGGTCGATATAGCGCTGCCGAAGGAACAACTCCTGTTCCGGGTACGGGCTCTTTGGACGGTGGTGCAGGGTTTGTTGACAGTCCAACATCGCCATTTCCGCTTCCTGGCTCAGGCACACGTATTGGACCAGAGGGTACATTTGAGCGAGGGCCCTTTCGGCCCGATTTTGGAACGTTTGATAATCCACTGCAGCCCGGAATTGACGAAATTGATGAGGATGGGCGAGTTACATACAGGTCGCCCACGCGTTTTCAGTATCCGGTCAATCAGTTTTTCGACTTTCTGACGGCTCAAATTCAGTCGTCGTCGACCAAGCTCTTGGCCAGTCCGACTTTGATTATTCAGGAGGGATCTGAGTCCGCCCAGGGTTCCGACTCGTCGAAGATTTCCGCTGACGGAAAAGTTGGTCGTGAGCAGTCTAACGAGGCTTTAGTTTCCGTTGGCACGAAACTTGTAACCTCTTTTGAGGTAAAACAGGATGAGAACGGAAATGCTTTTTGCGTGCCTGTCTTTGGCAATGCTGGTCTAACATTTGGTGCAAGAGTTGAGAAGATTGATGATAATGGTTTTGTTACATTCTCGTTGTCTCCTGAAATCTCAGCTGAAGTCGGGTCCACGGAGCAAATTGGTAATTGTGGAAACATCAGTATTATCAACAGCCGAACGCTTGATACTGGAAAGATTCGCGTTCGAGATGGGCAGACACTCATCCTCACCGGTGTGATTTCCGACACTGATGTCCAAGCTGTTACGAAATGGCCAATCCTTGGAGATATTCCATTCATTGGCCAATTTTTCAGAAGTTCGAGTGGTGATCGCAGGAAGAATGAGCTTGTTATCCTCGTCACCCCACGCATCATTGATGACACCCAGGGAGGAAGTTATGGCTATGGCTATCGCCCTTCCCTACCGGCCGCGCGGCAGATCATGAGCGGCTCTTAA
- a CDS encoding universal stress protein: MFETVLFPIDQSREAVETASKALELARSHNSRLVVLSVVQPERPEMHDPEAVALLLAEARSRFEQAGVVCEVVEREGKPAFVICDVADELNVDVIVMGTRGVNLQAESGSTASRVIQLAPCPVLVVP; encoded by the coding sequence ATGTTTGAAACCGTTCTGTTCCCGATCGATCAGAGCCGGGAGGCTGTGGAAACGGCTAGTAAGGCGCTTGAGCTGGCGCGTAGTCACAACAGCCGACTCGTCGTGCTTTCGGTGGTGCAGCCCGAGCGGCCGGAGATGCACGATCCTGAAGCAGTGGCCTTGCTGTTGGCGGAGGCCAGATCCCGTTTTGAGCAGGCGGGGGTGGTCTGCGAGGTGGTGGAGCGTGAAGGCAAACCGGCGTTCGTGATCTGCGATGTGGCCGACGAGTTGAATGTGGATGTGATCGTGATGGGAACGCGGGGCGTGAATTTGCAAGCCGAAAGCGGCAGCACGGCATCGCGGGTGATTCAGTTGGCCCCATGCCCTGTGTTGGTGGTGCCGTGA
- a CDS encoding glycosyltransferase — protein MPRLLIAASGTGGHLFPALSVADALPDGWTVRWLGVPDRLETTLVPERYPLTTVKAGGLQGRGLKKVIQLLRLLAASRDVRRLIRRNGIDVVFTTGGYIAAPAILGARWSGVPVVLHESNAIPGRVTRLLGRACTKVAIGLPAAARRIPGCEAIVTGTPVRNSFLQTQSLPDWVPQGPGPLLVVMGGSQGALGLNRMVRPLLPMLLSEGCRVVHLTGSNDPDVNSIEHPGFAERPFSDDIPALLQHADLAISRAGAGSLSELAVSSTPSVLVPFPQAADRHQDANAACAAALGAAVIVHQHTPTEPALRQTLWRLLGPRLRGCDPAADPLVSMAQAMRTLAEADADQQLAALLQGLVT, from the coding sequence ATGCCCCGGCTTCTGATTGCCGCCAGCGGCACCGGCGGACACCTTTTTCCAGCTTTATCGGTTGCGGATGCACTTCCGGACGGCTGGACCGTGCGCTGGCTCGGGGTACCGGATCGGCTCGAAACCACCCTTGTTCCCGAGCGTTACCCGCTCACCACCGTGAAGGCTGGCGGCTTGCAGGGGCGGGGCCTGAAGAAAGTGATTCAGCTGCTCCGCCTGCTGGCGGCCAGTCGCGACGTTCGCAGGCTGATCCGACGCAACGGCATCGACGTGGTGTTCACAACGGGGGGCTACATCGCCGCCCCGGCCATCCTCGGCGCCCGCTGGAGCGGCGTTCCGGTGGTGCTGCATGAATCCAATGCCATCCCCGGCCGGGTGACCCGGCTGCTGGGACGCGCCTGCACAAAGGTGGCCATCGGTCTGCCGGCCGCCGCCAGGCGCATCCCCGGCTGCGAGGCGATCGTGACCGGAACGCCTGTGCGCAACAGCTTTCTTCAGACCCAGTCACTGCCTGACTGGGTCCCCCAGGGTCCAGGGCCACTCCTGGTGGTGATGGGCGGCAGTCAAGGCGCGCTGGGACTGAACCGCATGGTGCGCCCCCTGCTGCCCATGCTGCTGAGCGAAGGCTGCCGGGTGGTGCATCTCACCGGCAGCAACGATCCCGATGTGAACAGCATCGAGCATCCCGGGTTCGCCGAACGACCCTTCAGCGATGACATTCCAGCGCTGCTGCAGCATGCCGATCTGGCCATCAGCCGGGCCGGGGCAGGCAGTTTGAGTGAACTCGCCGTTAGCAGCACACCCAGCGTGCTGGTGCCGTTTCCCCAGGCCGCGGATCGCCATCAGGATGCCAACGCCGCCTGCGCCGCCGCTCTGGGAGCTGCGGTGATCGTGCATCAACACACGCCCACCGAACCAGCTCTGCGCCAGACCCTTTGGCGCTTGCTCGGACCGAGACTGCGGGGCTGCGATCCAGCCGCTGATCCGCTGGTGTCGATGGCGCAAGCGATGCGCACCTTGGCGGAAGCGGATGCTGATCAGCAGCTGGCCGCGTTGCTGCAGGGGCTGGTGACTTAA
- a CDS encoding histidinol-phosphate transaminase — protein MGPRPPTHGGNLSQEAARMGLRPGQLLDASASLVPFRPPSLLLRALERGIRGGALRDYPDRSQKELRGAIAAWHVIDADAVLPGNGAAELFTWAARDAAACGVSGLLEPGFADYRRALACWGGAVQGLPMDLSWSGQGAEPWPVLMDQHAQAQVLWITNPHNPTGQLWSRASLEPLLARHRLVICDEAFLPLVPEGERQTLIPLVAEYPNLVVIRSLTKLFAVAGLRLGYAIAAPERLQQWSQWRDPWPVNGLALAAGTAVMADQQGFERWQQRVQHWVRNEGAWLQHQLRQLPGLNPRPSSANYLLVEGQASLLAVREQVAQRGVLLRDCRSFEGLGERWLRIGLQDRRGNRRILKALRGALRHQPLA, from the coding sequence TTGGGCCCCAGACCACCGACCCATGGCGGCAATCTCAGTCAGGAAGCCGCGCGGATGGGCCTGAGGCCCGGGCAATTGCTGGATGCCAGCGCCTCCCTGGTTCCTTTTCGACCTCCGTCTCTTCTGCTTAGGGCTCTGGAACGAGGCATCCGTGGTGGTGCCCTGCGTGATTATCCAGACCGCAGCCAGAAGGAGCTGCGAGGGGCCATCGCGGCCTGGCATGTGATTGATGCTGACGCGGTGCTGCCTGGCAATGGCGCTGCCGAGCTGTTCACCTGGGCGGCCCGTGATGCTGCGGCGTGTGGTGTGAGTGGCTTGCTGGAACCAGGCTTTGCGGACTATCGCCGGGCGCTGGCCTGTTGGGGTGGTGCTGTTCAGGGCCTGCCTATGGACCTGAGCTGGTCCGGCCAGGGGGCCGAGCCTTGGCCGGTGCTGATGGATCAGCACGCCCAGGCTCAGGTGCTTTGGATCACCAATCCCCACAACCCCACAGGGCAGCTCTGGAGCCGCGCGTCCCTGGAGCCGCTTCTGGCTCGTCATCGCCTGGTGATCTGCGATGAAGCCTTCCTGCCCCTAGTGCCGGAGGGTGAACGGCAAACGTTGATACCGCTCGTCGCCGAATATCCCAACCTGGTAGTGATCCGCAGCCTCACCAAGCTGTTTGCGGTGGCGGGGTTGCGACTGGGTTATGCCATCGCTGCGCCTGAGCGGCTTCAGCAGTGGAGTCAGTGGCGCGATCCCTGGCCAGTGAATGGTTTGGCGCTCGCCGCTGGCACCGCTGTGATGGCCGACCAACAAGGCTTCGAGCGCTGGCAGCAGCGCGTGCAGCACTGGGTGCGCAACGAGGGTGCTTGGTTGCAGCACCAGTTGCGCCAGCTCCCTGGCCTGAACCCACGCCCCTCCAGCGCCAACTATCTGCTTGTGGAGGGCCAAGCGTCGTTGCTTGCGGTGCGCGAACAGGTGGCTCAGCGTGGCGTGCTGCTGCGCGATTGCCGTTCGTTCGAGGGCCTGGGGGAGCGCTGGCTGCGGATTGGTCTTCAGGATCGCCGCGGCAATCGCAGGATCCTGAAGGCGCTGCGCGGCGCCCTGCGGCATCAGCCTTTGGCTTAA
- a CDS encoding pentapeptide repeat-containing protein gives MPRSTCRLRWAPWGLMLGTALMVNAEAHANESLIKVLHERSCEGCSLADADLVHADLRDASLRDAKLMRANLGQAQLDGADLRNADLSFTSLRGASLRGADLTGSKLYGTDLRDADLSGARLSPRALEEAHWQGAQGIATGSRSHAALHNAGVTAFQAGRWPDAEQMFSDAIRSDPNEPLSWVARGISRSEQAKDELAASDFRYAASLYQAKGSQDWANQLMAAADSVNKRRFESDAPNEGKGMGGQFLQGAMAGLRMLAPIAAKALVPLGLGF, from the coding sequence ATGCCTCGATCCACCTGCCGACTTCGCTGGGCACCTTGGGGCCTGATGCTGGGCACCGCGTTGATGGTGAATGCGGAAGCACACGCCAATGAGTCCCTGATCAAAGTGCTGCACGAGCGAAGTTGTGAGGGCTGCAGCCTCGCCGATGCCGATCTCGTGCACGCTGATTTGCGCGACGCCAGCCTGCGCGACGCCAAATTGATGCGCGCGAACCTGGGTCAGGCCCAGCTGGATGGGGCCGACCTCAGAAATGCAGATCTGAGTTTCACCAGCCTGCGCGGTGCCTCCCTGCGCGGCGCCGACCTCACCGGCAGCAAGCTCTACGGCACCGACCTGCGAGACGCGGATCTCAGTGGTGCTCGGCTCAGCCCCCGGGCCCTAGAAGAAGCCCACTGGCAGGGAGCGCAGGGGATTGCCACTGGGTCGCGCAGCCACGCGGCCCTGCACAACGCCGGCGTTACGGCCTTTCAAGCCGGACGCTGGCCGGACGCTGAGCAGATGTTCAGTGATGCGATCCGCAGCGATCCCAATGAACCCCTCAGCTGGGTGGCCAGGGGCATCAGCCGCAGCGAACAGGCCAAAGACGAGCTGGCCGCCTCCGATTTCCGCTATGCGGCTTCGCTGTATCAAGCGAAAGGATCCCAGGACTGGGCGAACCAACTGATGGCTGCTGCCGACTCGGTGAACAAGCGACGTTTTGAGAGCGACGCACCGAACGAAGGGAAAGGCATGGGCGGCCAGTTCCTGCAGGGGGCGATGGCCGGACTGCGCATGCTGGCACCGATTGCAGCTAAAGCCCTTGTTCCACTGGGGCTGGGGTTCTAA
- the ylqF gene encoding ribosome biogenesis GTPase YlqF: MSSPPIQWYPGHIAKAEQQLKRNLDKVDLVIEVRDARIPLATGHPHLNRWISGKQHLLVINRRDMVTPEARVAWETWFKARGQRTVWCDAKAGTGVKQVQQAAIRAGDQLNERRRNRGMRPRPVRALTLGFPNVGKSALINRLVKQKVVASARRAGVTRTLRWVRLGQDLDLLDAPGVLPPRLDDQQAALHLALCDDIGQAAYDGELVAQAFLNLLKGLQPQEASGVGLALLESRYGVPLDGTTEDPAYWLEAVAERHTSGDTARMSQRLLDDFRKSALGSIALELPA, encoded by the coding sequence GTGAGTTCACCGCCGATTCAGTGGTATCCGGGCCACATCGCCAAAGCGGAGCAGCAGCTCAAGCGCAATCTCGACAAGGTGGACCTGGTGATCGAAGTGCGTGATGCGCGCATTCCCCTGGCGACGGGGCACCCTCATCTCAATCGTTGGATCAGCGGCAAGCAGCATCTCCTGGTGATCAACCGGCGTGACATGGTCACCCCTGAAGCACGTGTTGCATGGGAAACCTGGTTCAAAGCCCGCGGCCAGCGCACTGTGTGGTGCGACGCCAAGGCGGGCACCGGTGTGAAGCAGGTGCAGCAGGCAGCGATCCGCGCCGGCGATCAGCTCAATGAGCGGCGGCGCAACCGCGGCATGCGTCCACGTCCGGTGCGGGCGCTCACTCTGGGGTTCCCCAATGTGGGCAAATCGGCCTTGATCAACCGGCTTGTCAAACAGAAGGTGGTGGCCAGTGCCCGGCGTGCCGGTGTGACCCGCACGCTGCGCTGGGTGCGTCTGGGCCAGGATCTGGATCTGCTTGATGCGCCCGGGGTGCTGCCGCCGCGGTTGGATGACCAGCAGGCTGCGCTCCATCTGGCGTTGTGCGACGACATCGGCCAGGCCGCTTATGACGGCGAGCTTGTGGCCCAGGCGTTTCTGAATCTCCTGAAGGGATTGCAGCCGCAGGAGGCCTCAGGCGTGGGCTTGGCGCTCCTGGAGAGCCGCTATGGCGTTCCTTTGGACGGGACTACCGAAGATCCTGCCTACTGGCTGGAGGCGGTGGCGGAGCGTCACACTTCAGGGGACACAGCGCGGATGTCTCAACGGCTTCTTGATGATTTCCGTAAGTCGGCATTGGGCAGCATTGCCCTGGAGCTGCCGGCATGA
- a CDS encoding RluA family pseudouridine synthase, with translation MSPVWRRPPLPEETFTSSFGEGEGELVTLIYPKPLPMRLDRWLVSQRSEQSRARIQKFIDAGFVRVNGSTGKAKTPLRQGDEVQLWMPPPEPLPYLKPEAMDLDVLFEDEHLIVINKPAGLTVHPAPGNKDGTLVNGLLHHCPDLPGISGKLRPGIVHRLDKDTTGCIVIAKSQEALVKLQVQIQKRIASREYLAVVHGVPAGDSGTIVGAIGRHPADRKKYAVVSGENGRYACTHWSLQERLGDYSLLRFKLDTGRTHQIRVHCAHMNHPVVGDPTYSRCRKLPMELPGQALHAFQLGLDHPITRERMLFEAPIPPVMDKLLAVLRRRHAA, from the coding sequence ATGAGCCCCGTCTGGCGCAGGCCGCCGCTGCCGGAGGAAACCTTCACGAGCAGCTTTGGCGAAGGGGAAGGCGAGCTGGTGACGCTGATCTACCCCAAACCACTGCCGATGCGTTTGGACCGCTGGTTGGTGAGTCAGCGCAGCGAGCAGAGCCGCGCCCGGATCCAGAAATTCATTGATGCCGGGTTTGTGCGCGTGAACGGCAGCACCGGCAAGGCCAAAACCCCCCTGCGTCAGGGCGACGAGGTGCAGCTTTGGATGCCTCCGCCCGAGCCCCTTCCCTACCTGAAGCCTGAGGCCATGGATCTGGATGTGCTCTTCGAAGACGAGCACCTGATCGTGATCAACAAACCGGCCGGCCTCACCGTGCACCCCGCCCCTGGCAACAAGGACGGAACCCTGGTGAACGGTCTGTTGCACCACTGTCCCGACTTGCCGGGGATCAGTGGCAAGCTCAGGCCGGGGATCGTGCACCGGCTCGACAAGGACACCACAGGCTGCATTGTGATCGCCAAATCCCAGGAGGCACTGGTGAAGCTGCAGGTGCAGATTCAAAAGCGCATCGCGTCGCGGGAGTACCTGGCCGTGGTGCATGGGGTGCCGGCAGGAGACAGCGGCACGATCGTGGGGGCGATCGGCCGCCATCCCGCCGATCGCAAGAAATACGCGGTGGTGAGTGGTGAGAACGGGCGCTATGCCTGCACCCACTGGAGCTTGCAGGAGCGGCTTGGTGATTACTCGCTGCTGCGTTTCAAGCTCGACACCGGGCGTACGCACCAGATCCGCGTGCATTGCGCCCACATGAATCATCCGGTGGTGGGGGATCCCACCTACAGCCGCTGCCGCAAGCTGCCGATGGAACTCCCCGGTCAGGCCTTGCACGCTTTTCAGCTCGGTCTGGATCACCCGATCACGCGGGAGCGGATGCTGTTTGAAGCCCCGATCCCGCCGGTGATGGACAAACTGTTGGCGGTGCTCAGGCGCCGGCATGCAGCCTGA
- the pgk gene encoding phosphoglycerate kinase: MAKRSLAGLNTGDLSGKRVLVRVDFNVPLNDAGAITDDTRIRAALPTINDLIGKGAKVILSAHFGRPKGQVNDAMRLTPVATRLSELLGKPVAKTDSCIGPDAEAKVAAMADGDVVLLENVRFFAEEEKNDAGFAEKLAGLAEVYVNDAFGAAHRAHASTEGVTKFLKPAVAGFLMEKELQYLQGAVDEPKRPLAAIVGGSKVSSKIGVLEALIDKCDKVLIGGGMIFTFYKARGLSVGKSLVEEDKLELAKELEAKAKAKGVELLLPTDVVLADNFAPDANSQVADVTAIPDGWMGLDIGPDAVKVFQAALADCQTVIWNGPMGVFEFEKFANGTNAIATTLAELSSKGCCTIIGGGDSVAAVEKAGLAEKMSHISTGGGASLELLEGKVLPGVAALNDAA, from the coding sequence ATGGCGAAGCGTTCCCTGGCCGGCCTTAACACCGGTGACCTGAGCGGCAAACGCGTTCTCGTGCGGGTTGATTTCAACGTGCCCCTGAACGATGCAGGTGCGATCACCGACGACACCCGCATCCGTGCCGCCCTTCCCACGATCAACGACCTGATCGGCAAGGGCGCCAAAGTGATTCTTTCCGCTCACTTCGGCCGTCCCAAGGGCCAAGTGAACGACGCTATGCGTCTCACCCCTGTGGCGACCCGTCTGAGCGAGCTGCTGGGCAAGCCGGTGGCCAAGACCGACAGCTGCATCGGCCCTGATGCCGAGGCCAAGGTGGCTGCCATGGCTGATGGCGATGTGGTGCTGCTGGAGAACGTGCGCTTCTTTGCCGAAGAAGAAAAGAACGACGCAGGTTTCGCCGAGAAGCTCGCTGGCCTGGCTGAGGTGTACGTGAACGATGCCTTCGGCGCCGCCCACCGCGCCCACGCCTCCACCGAGGGCGTGACCAAGTTCCTCAAGCCTGCCGTTGCCGGCTTCCTGATGGAGAAGGAGCTTCAGTACCTCCAGGGTGCCGTGGATGAGCCCAAGCGTCCGCTGGCCGCCATCGTGGGTGGCTCCAAGGTGAGCTCCAAGATCGGCGTGCTCGAAGCCCTGATCGACAAGTGCGACAAGGTGCTGATCGGCGGCGGCATGATCTTTACCTTCTACAAGGCCCGTGGCCTCTCGGTGGGCAAGAGCCTGGTGGAAGAAGACAAGCTTGAACTGGCCAAAGAGCTGGAAGCCAAGGCCAAGGCCAAGGGCGTTGAGCTGCTGCTGCCCACCGACGTGGTGCTGGCCGACAACTTCGCCCCTGATGCCAACAGCCAGGTGGCTGATGTCACCGCCATTCCCGATGGCTGGATGGGTCTGGACATCGGTCCCGATGCCGTGAAGGTGTTCCAGGCAGCACTGGCGGATTGTCAGACCGTGATCTGGAACGGCCCCATGGGTGTGTTCGAATTTGAAAAATTTGCCAACGGCACCAATGCCATCGCCACCACCCTGGCTGAGCTGAGCAGCAAGGGCTGCTGCACGATCATCGGCGGCGGTGACTCCGTAGCTGCTGTTGAGAAGGCCGGTCTGGCCGAGAAGATGTCTCACATCTCCACCGGTGGCGGCGCCAGCCTCGAACTGCTGGAAGGCAAGGTTCTGCCTGGTGTGGCCGCCCTCAACGACGCCGCCTGA
- a CDS encoding NAD(P)-dependent oxidoreductase, which produces MTGSDLKAPSRLAFIGLGALGRPMAANLHRAGYPLQVHTRSRSAENDPSLHQGDPAAATLCCASPADAVQGCQALMLCVSDDAAVEAVLWGENGAGPALVEGSLVIDCSTISPATSQRMAQRLAKRGVGYLDTPVTGGTEGANAGTLTVLCGGNDADLDRAMPLLATIGGSIHHFGAVGSGQQVKAVNQVLVAGSYAAVAEAIALGQHLQLPMQQVVDALQHGAAGSWALEHRSNAMLIDHYPLGFKLALHHKDLGIALHAAAEAGLDLPITQAVQAQEQTLMDAGLGDADVSALRRHLPRV; this is translated from the coding sequence ATGACCGGATCTGATCTCAAAGCACCCAGTCGACTCGCTTTCATAGGCCTCGGTGCCCTTGGCCGACCGATGGCCGCCAACCTGCACCGTGCGGGCTATCCACTGCAGGTGCACACCCGCAGCCGCAGCGCCGAGAACGATCCAAGCCTGCATCAAGGGGACCCAGCCGCAGCGACCCTCTGCTGCGCGTCCCCCGCTGATGCTGTTCAGGGATGCCAGGCGCTCATGCTCTGCGTCAGTGATGACGCCGCCGTGGAAGCTGTGCTCTGGGGCGAAAACGGTGCGGGGCCTGCACTCGTGGAAGGAAGCCTGGTAATCGACTGCTCCACCATCAGCCCAGCCACATCCCAGCGAATGGCACAACGCCTGGCAAAACGAGGCGTGGGCTATCTCGACACCCCCGTGACCGGAGGAACGGAAGGGGCGAACGCCGGCACGCTCACCGTGCTCTGTGGCGGCAACGACGCCGACCTGGATCGCGCCATGCCATTGCTTGCGACGATCGGTGGCTCGATTCACCACTTCGGCGCTGTTGGCAGCGGCCAACAGGTGAAAGCGGTGAACCAGGTGCTGGTGGCCGGCAGCTATGCCGCCGTAGCGGAAGCCATCGCCCTCGGGCAGCACCTGCAGCTGCCGATGCAGCAGGTGGTGGATGCTCTCCAGCACGGCGCCGCCGGATCCTGGGCCCTCGAGCACCGATCCAACGCCATGCTCATCGATCACTATCCACTCGGCTTCAAGCTGGCGCTCCATCACAAGGATCTGGGCATCGCTCTTCACGCAGCAGCCGAGGCCGGTCTGGACCTACCGATCACCCAGGCTGTGCAGGCTCAGGAACAGACCCTGATGGACGCAGGCCTGGGTGACGCTGATGTGTCAGCTCTGCGCAGACACCTGCCCAGGGTGTGA